One window from the genome of Glycine soja cultivar W05 chromosome 12, ASM419377v2, whole genome shotgun sequence encodes:
- the LOC114379486 gene encoding receptor protein kinase CLAVATA1-like, giving the protein MDALAAEAEGLHDWKFSTSLSAHCFFSGVKCDHELRVVAINVSFVPLFGYLPPEIGQLDKLENLTSLKLLDISHNVFSGQIILPMTKLEVLDVYDNNFRQHTGDLLGV; this is encoded by the coding sequence ATGGATGCGCTAGCTGCTGAAGCTGAAGGACTCCATGACTGGAAGTTTTCCACGTCGCTTTCTGCACACTGTTTCTTTTCAGGCGTAAAATGCGACCACGAACTTCGAGTCGTTGCTATCAATGTCTCGTTTGTTCCTCTCTTCGGCTACCTTCCGCCGGAGATCGGACAATTGGACAAACTCGAGAACCTCACTTCCCTCAAGCTCCTCGACATCTCTCACAACGTCTTCTCCGGCCAAATTATTCTTCCGATGACGAAACTGGAGGTCCTCGACGTCTACGACAACAACTTCCGGCAGCATACCGGAGATTTACTCGGAGTTTAA